From the genome of Pseudomonas sp. AB6, one region includes:
- a CDS encoding DUF2931 family protein — MRKLAALLGLALIAGCQAADPLSGVNDPHHPWWDLRFSAPRYMTGWVEMSAVVDINNRFFPRRGGGAIGIGAFRNDGIEYAHGWADTGGNGSFVTGADLPKRVFVRWQSSVEPQTYQGWIEIPEEARQLMRYSIARRCAEDPEEPASWHPSLTLGLAPGGIVQVWVWDECLRRVAFNRVQVEVEPLGPYLGKSNGHYFQQTKDSKQYIERFGIPYGSW; from the coding sequence ATCAGAAAACTCGCCGCATTACTGGGTCTAGCTCTGATCGCAGGATGCCAGGCCGCCGACCCATTGTCCGGCGTTAATGACCCCCATCACCCTTGGTGGGATTTACGGTTTTCTGCACCAAGGTATATGACGGGTTGGGTCGAGATGAGCGCGGTAGTGGATATCAATAACCGATTCTTTCCACGCAGAGGCGGCGGGGCTATCGGCATCGGAGCTTTTCGGAACGACGGCATCGAATATGCCCACGGATGGGCGGATACCGGTGGAAACGGGAGTTTTGTCACCGGTGCCGATCTCCCGAAACGGGTCTTCGTGCGTTGGCAATCCTCGGTCGAGCCTCAAACCTATCAAGGCTGGATAGAAATACCGGAAGAAGCCCGTCAACTGATGCGCTACTCCATCGCTCGACGCTGTGCCGAGGATCCGGAAGAGCCAGCTTCCTGGCACCCCAGCCTGACCCTGGGGCTTGCACCCGGCGGTATCGTGCAAGTGTGGGTGTGGGATGAGTGTTTACGCCGAGTCGCCTTCAACCGCGTACAAGTCGAAGTCGAGCCTTTAGGCCCGTATCTGGGTAAATCAAACGGGCACTACTTCCAACAAACCAAAGACTCGAAGCAATACATCGAACGCTTCGGTATTCCGTATGGCAGTTGGTGA
- a CDS encoding tryptophan--tRNA ligase: protein MTTRILTGITTSGTPHLGNYAGAIRPAIIASRQSDADSFYFLADYHALIKCDDPLRIQRSRLEIAATWLAAGLDVDRVTFYRQSDIPEIPELTWLLTCVAAKGLLNRAHAYKASVDKNVEAGEDPDAGITMGLYSYPVLMAADILMFNAHKVPVGRDQIQHVEMARDIGQRFNHLFGQGKEFFVMPEALIEESVATLPGLDGRKMSKSYDNTIPLFSSAKEMKASISQIVTDSRAPGEAKDPDNSHLFTLYQAFATLEQGAEFRSELLQGLGWGEAKQRLFTLLDAELGEARESYHGFMARPADLEDILLAGAVKARAVATPFLGELREAVGLRSFRSVVQNVDSGKKKAAKGVRFISFREDDGSFRFRLLAADGEQLLLSRTFADGKAAGAVSKQLQLGGELDLRSEDDRFTLWLNDSCVADSPEFVDGAARDAAIENLKRALASQ, encoded by the coding sequence ATGACCACTCGTATCCTGACCGGCATCACTACTTCCGGTACGCCGCACCTGGGCAACTATGCCGGCGCCATTCGCCCGGCGATCATCGCCAGCCGCCAGAGCGATGCTGATTCGTTCTACTTCCTTGCCGACTATCACGCGCTGATCAAATGTGATGACCCGCTGCGCATTCAGCGTTCACGTCTGGAAATCGCAGCGACTTGGTTGGCTGCGGGACTTGATGTCGATCGGGTCACGTTCTATCGCCAGTCCGACATCCCGGAAATTCCTGAGCTGACTTGGTTGTTGACCTGTGTGGCGGCTAAAGGATTGCTTAACCGTGCACACGCTTATAAAGCCTCGGTAGACAAAAACGTAGAAGCCGGTGAAGACCCGGACGCCGGTATCACCATGGGTTTGTACAGCTACCCGGTGCTGATGGCGGCTGACATCCTGATGTTCAATGCGCACAAAGTGCCGGTTGGCCGCGATCAGATTCAGCACGTGGAAATGGCCCGGGACATTGGTCAGCGTTTCAACCACCTATTTGGGCAGGGCAAAGAGTTTTTTGTCATGCCCGAAGCGCTGATCGAAGAAAGCGTTGCCACGCTACCCGGCCTGGATGGTCGCAAGATGTCGAAAAGCTACGACAACACCATTCCGTTGTTCAGCAGTGCCAAAGAGATGAAAGCCTCGATTTCGCAGATCGTCACCGACTCGCGTGCGCCGGGCGAAGCTAAGGATCCGGACAATTCGCACCTGTTCACCCTCTATCAGGCTTTTGCCACCCTGGAGCAAGGCGCTGAGTTCCGTTCAGAGCTGTTGCAGGGCCTGGGTTGGGGCGAGGCCAAGCAACGTTTGTTCACGCTGCTTGACGCTGAGCTGGGCGAGGCTCGCGAGAGTTATCATGGTTTTATGGCGCGTCCAGCCGATCTGGAAGATATTCTGCTCGCCGGTGCTGTAAAGGCCCGCGCCGTCGCAACGCCTTTCCTCGGCGAGTTACGTGAGGCGGTTGGCCTGCGGTCGTTCCGCAGCGTTGTGCAAAACGTTGACAGCGGGAAAAAAAAAGCCGCCAAAGGTGTGCGGTTTATCAGCTTCCGTGAAGACGATGGCAGCTTCCGTTTTCGCCTGCTGGCCGCCGACGGTGAGCAATTGTTGTTATCGCGCACGTTCGCTGATGGCAAGGCGGCGGGTGCAGTCAGCAAGCAGCTGCAGTTGGGTGGCGAGCTGGACCTGCGCAGCGAGGATGATCGCTTCACGTTATGGCTAAACGATTCATGTGTGGCGGACAGTCCTGAGTTTGTCGACGGCGCAGCGCGCGACGCGGCCATCGAAAATCTGAAGCGGGCGTTGGCATCGCAATAG
- a CDS encoding GlxA family transcriptional regulator gives MQAKDFFHLASLRYGKQLGQGLKTTFETRIVSPNGLPVRSFSEVMLPVEGGLEQSDVIILPAFWDNFDTLCQRYPQVLPWLREQHAKGAVLCGEASGVFWLAQSGLLDGKEATTYWRAFAEFGERFPQVLLNQEKHLTDADNLYCAGGTTSACDLYIYLIERFCGANVAQAVARDILYEVQRSYVPGRMGFGGQKLHHDVIILQIQQWLEEHFADKFRFEDVAREHGMSIRNFMRRFQTATGDKPLHYLQRLRIETAKGLLSGTRKSIKTISYEVGYDDASFFARLFRQHTELSPNQYRQQFLQAA, from the coding sequence ATGCAAGCCAAAGATTTTTTCCACCTCGCCAGTCTGCGCTATGGAAAACAGCTCGGCCAAGGCCTAAAGACCACCTTCGAAACTCGAATCGTTAGCCCAAACGGCCTTCCTGTGCGCAGTTTCAGCGAGGTCATGCTGCCGGTGGAGGGAGGTCTAGAGCAGAGCGATGTGATTATCCTGCCGGCGTTTTGGGATAATTTCGATACGTTGTGCCAGCGATATCCCCAAGTGTTGCCGTGGTTACGCGAACAACACGCTAAAGGCGCCGTACTATGCGGCGAGGCCAGCGGGGTGTTTTGGCTAGCGCAATCGGGCTTGCTGGACGGCAAAGAAGCGACTACTTACTGGCGTGCGTTTGCGGAATTCGGGGAACGATTCCCACAGGTATTGCTCAATCAGGAAAAACACCTGACCGACGCCGATAACCTGTATTGCGCTGGCGGCACTACCTCAGCCTGCGACCTCTACATTTACCTGATCGAACGTTTCTGCGGGGCCAATGTTGCTCAAGCCGTGGCGCGCGACATTCTTTACGAAGTGCAGCGTAGCTATGTGCCGGGACGGATGGGTTTCGGCGGGCAAAAACTGCACCATGACGTGATCATTCTGCAGATTCAGCAATGGCTAGAAGAGCACTTTGCCGACAAGTTTCGTTTTGAAGACGTTGCGCGTGAGCACGGCATGAGCATTCGCAACTTCATGCGACGCTTCCAGACCGCTACTGGCGACAAACCGCTGCACTATCTGCAACGCTTGCGCATTGAAACCGCCAAGGGCCTGCTCTCGGGCACACGCAAAAGCATCAAGACGATTAGCTATGAAGTCGGTTACGACGATGCCAGCTTCTTTGCACGGCTGTTTCGTCAACACACGGAATTGTCACCGAATCAGTACCGCCAGCAATTTTTGCAGGCAGCCTGA
- a CDS encoding alpha/beta hydrolase: protein MRETPVLIDGPVGQIEALYLNTEGARGLALICHPNPVQGGTMLNKVVSTLQRTARDAGLITLRFNYRGTGASAGSHDMAAGEVDDAQAAAQWLRNKHLDLPMTLLGFSFGGFVAASLGGRLEDRGEKLAHLFMVAAAVTRLSADHPVPQNCPITLIQPETDEVIDPQTVYDWSAALKRPHELLKVAECGHFFHGKLTDLKDLVLPRLSN, encoded by the coding sequence ATGCGCGAAACCCCTGTATTGATTGATGGCCCAGTCGGCCAAATCGAAGCCCTTTACCTTAATACCGAAGGTGCTCGCGGTCTGGCGCTGATCTGCCATCCTAACCCGGTGCAGGGCGGAACCATGCTGAATAAAGTCGTATCGACATTGCAGCGAACTGCACGCGATGCGGGTTTGATCACCTTGCGCTTCAACTATCGCGGGACTGGCGCCAGCGCGGGCAGCCACGACATGGCGGCTGGCGAAGTCGATGATGCCCAAGCCGCAGCGCAGTGGTTGCGTAATAAACACCTCGACTTGCCAATGACCCTGCTGGGCTTTTCGTTTGGTGGTTTTGTCGCGGCCAGTCTTGGCGGACGCTTGGAAGACAGGGGTGAGAAGTTGGCGCATTTATTCATGGTGGCGGCGGCGGTCACTCGACTCAGCGCCGATCACCCAGTGCCGCAAAACTGTCCGATAACCTTGATTCAACCTGAAACCGACGAGGTGATCGATCCGCAGACCGTTTACGATTGGTCCGCCGCTCTCAAGCGTCCCCATGAGCTGCTGAAAGTGGCAGAATGCGGACACTTTTTTCATGGCAAGCTAACCGACCTTAAAGACTTGGTCTTGCCACGCCTTTCGAATTGA
- a CDS encoding DUF2931 family protein, giving the protein MKKLWILLGLAMIAGCQAADPLSGVNDPHHPWWDLRFSAPYYMTGWVEMSAVVDINNRFFPRRGGGGIGIEVFQNDDIDDARGWSDTGGNGSFVTGADLPKRVFVRWQSSVEPQTYQGWIEIPEEARQLMRYSIARRCAEDPEEPASWHPSLTLGLAPGGIVQVWVWDECLRRVAFNRVQVEVEPLGPYLGKSNGHYFQQTKDSKQYIERFGIPYGSW; this is encoded by the coding sequence ATCAAAAAGCTGTGGATATTATTGGGTCTAGCAATGATTGCAGGATGCCAGGCCGCCGACCCATTGTCCGGCGTTAATGACCCCCATCACCCATGGTGGGATCTGCGATTCTCCGCGCCGTACTATATGACGGGTTGGGTCGAGATGAGCGCGGTAGTGGACATTAATAACCGATTCTTCCCACGCCGAGGTGGCGGCGGAATTGGCATTGAAGTTTTCCAGAATGACGACATCGACGATGCTAGGGGATGGTCGGATACCGGTGGAAACGGGAGCTTTGTCACCGGTGCCGATCTCCCGAAACGGGTCTTTGTGCGCTGGCAATCCTCGGTCGAGCCTCAAACCTATCAGGGCTGGATAGAGATCCCGGAAGAAGCCCGTCAACTGATGCGCTACTCCATCGCTCGACGCTGTGCCGAGGATCCGGAAGAGCCAGCTTCCTGGCACCCCAGCCTGACCCTGGGGCTTGCACCCGGCGGTATCGTGCAAGTGTGGGTGTGGGATGAGTGTTTACGCCGAGTCGCCTTCAACCGCGTACAAGTCGAAGTCGAGCCTTTAGGCCCGTATCTGGGTAAATCAAACGGGCACTACTTCCAACAAACCAAAGACTCGAAGCAATACATCGAACGCTTCGGTATTCCGTATGGCAGTTGGTGA
- the zapE gene encoding cell division protein ZapE codes for MTPLERYQADLKRPDFFHDAAQETAVRHLQRLYDDLVAAHNSKPGLLGKLFGKKSQVPVKGLYFWGGVGRGKTYLVDTFFEALPFKEKVRTHFHRFMKRVHEEMRTLNGEKNPLIIIAKRFSDEARVICFDEFFVSDITDAMILGTLMEELFKNGVTLVATSNIVPDGLYKDGLQRARFLPAIALIKLNTDIVNVDSGVDYRLRHLEQAELFHFPLNEAAEASLRKSFRALTPECTQATKDDVLMIENREIRAMLTCDDVAWFDFRELCDGPRSQNDYIELGKIFHAVLISGVEQMSVKTDDIARRFINMVDEFYDRNVKLIISAEVELKDLYTGGRLNFEFQRTLSRLLEMQSHEFLSRAHKP; via the coding sequence ATGACCCCCCTAGAACGATATCAAGCTGATCTGAAACGCCCCGACTTCTTCCATGATGCCGCGCAGGAAACTGCTGTGCGCCATCTGCAACGCCTGTACGACGATCTGGTCGCCGCGCACAACAGTAAGCCGGGTCTGCTGGGCAAGCTGTTCGGCAAGAAGTCGCAGGTGCCCGTCAAAGGTTTGTACTTTTGGGGGGGCGTTGGCCGAGGAAAGACGTACCTGGTCGACACTTTCTTTGAAGCCCTGCCGTTCAAGGAGAAAGTCCGAACTCACTTTCACCGCTTCATGAAGCGTGTGCACGAAGAGATGAGAACCCTCAATGGCGAGAAAAACCCGCTGATCATTATCGCCAAGCGCTTTTCCGATGAGGCGCGGGTAATTTGTTTCGATGAGTTTTTCGTTTCAGACATCACCGACGCCATGATCCTTGGCACCCTGATGGAAGAACTGTTCAAGAACGGCGTGACCTTGGTCGCGACGTCGAACATCGTCCCGGACGGTTTATACAAGGACGGTTTACAGCGCGCGCGATTCTTGCCGGCTATTGCCTTGATCAAGCTCAACACTGACATCGTCAACGTCGACAGTGGCGTCGACTATCGTTTGCGTCACTTGGAACAGGCGGAGTTGTTTCACTTCCCGCTGAACGAAGCCGCCGAAGCAAGCCTACGCAAGAGCTTCCGAGCGCTGACCCCGGAATGCACTCAAGCGACCAAAGACGATGTGCTGATGATTGAAAACCGCGAAATTCGGGCGATGCTTACCTGCGATGACGTGGCCTGGTTTGACTTTCGTGAACTGTGTGACGGTCCACGTAGCCAAAACGATTACATCGAACTCGGCAAAATATTTCACGCAGTATTAATCAGCGGCGTCGAACAGATGAGTGTCAAAACTGACGACATCGCCCGCCGCTTCATCAACATGGTCGACGAATTCTACGATCGTAACGTCAAGCTGATCATCTCAGCTGAAGTCGAGCTCAAGGATTTGTATACCGGGGGTCGTCTGAACTTCGAGTTCCAGCGCACCCTGAGTCGGCTGTTGGAAATGCAATCCCATGAGTTCCTGTCTCGGGCGCATAAACCCTAG
- the rplM gene encoding 50S ribosomal protein L13 has product MKTFTAKPETVTRDWFVVDAAGQTLGRLATEIASRLRGKHKPEYTPHVDTGDYIVVINAEQIRVTGAKTTDKIYYSHSGFPGGIKSINFEKLIAKAPERVIETAVKGMLPKNPLGRDMYRKLKVYAGAVHPHTAQQPQELKF; this is encoded by the coding sequence ATGAAAACTTTTACTGCTAAACCGGAAACAGTTACGCGCGACTGGTTCGTCGTCGACGCTGCTGGTCAGACACTGGGTCGTCTGGCGACCGAGATCGCGAGCCGTCTTCGTGGCAAGCACAAACCGGAATATACTCCGCACGTAGATACAGGCGACTACATCGTCGTTATCAACGCTGAGCAGATCCGTGTTACCGGTGCTAAAACCACCGATAAGATCTACTACTCTCACTCTGGTTTTCCGGGCGGGATCAAGTCGATCAACTTTGAAAAGCTGATCGCTAAAGCCCCAGAGCGCGTGATCGAGACCGCGGTTAAAGGCATGCTGCCTAAGAACCCGCTGGGTCGCGACATGTATCGTAAGCTGAAAGTCTATGCGGGCGCTGTACACCCTCATACTGCTCAGCAGCCCCAAGAACTGAAGTTTTAA
- a CDS encoding DUF2931 family protein: MRKLAALLGLALIAGCQAADPLSGVNDPHHPWWDLRFSAPYYMTGWVEMSAVVDINNRFFPRRGGGGIGIEVFQNDDIDDARGWSDTGGNGSFVTGADLPKRVFVRWQSSVEPQTYQGWIEIPEEARQLMRYSIARRCAKYPDRPASWHPSLTLGLAPGGIVQVWVWDECLRRVAFNRAQVGIEPLGPYLGKSNGHYFQQTKDSKQYIERFGIPYGSW, encoded by the coding sequence ATCAGAAAACTCGCCGCATTACTGGGTCTAGCTCTGATCGCAGGATGCCAGGCCGCCGACCCATTGTCCGGCGTTAATGACCCCCATCACCCATGGTGGGATCTGCGATTCTCCGCGCCGTACTATATGACGGGTTGGGTCGAGATGAGCGCGGTAGTGGACATTAATAACCGATTCTTCCCACGCCGAGGTGGCGGCGGAATTGGCATTGAAGTTTTCCAGAATGACGACATCGACGATGCTAGGGGATGGTCGGATACCGGTGGAAACGGGAGCTTTGTCACCGGTGCCGATCTCCCGAAACGGGTCTTTGTGCGCTGGCAATCCTCGGTCGAGCCTCAAACCTATCAGGGCTGGATAGAGATCCCGGAAGAAGCCCGTCAACTGATGCGCTACTCCATCGCTCGACGCTGTGCCAAATACCCTGACCGCCCAGCATCCTGGCACCCCAGCCTGACCCTGGGGCTTGCACCCGGCGGTATCGTGCAAGTGTGGGTGTGGGATGAGTGTTTACGCCGAGTCGCCTTCAACCGCGCCCAAGTGGGGATAGAACCCTTAGGCCCGTATCTGGGTAAATCAAACGGGCACTACTTCCAACAAACCAAGGACTCGAAGCAATACATCGAACGCTTCGGCATTCCGTATGGCAGTTGGTGA
- the rpsI gene encoding 30S ribosomal protein S9, whose protein sequence is MSATQNYGTGRRKTATARVFLRPGTGNISINNRTLDGFFGRETARMVVRQPLELTQTTEKFDIYITVIGGGTSGQAGAIRHGITRALMQYDETLRGALRKAGFVTRDAREVERKKVGLRKARKRPQYSKR, encoded by the coding sequence ATGTCGGCGACTCAAAATTACGGCACTGGCCGTCGCAAGACCGCAACTGCACGCGTTTTCCTGCGTCCAGGTACTGGCAACATCTCTATCAATAACCGTACTCTTGACGGTTTCTTCGGTCGCGAAACTGCCCGCATGGTAGTTCGTCAACCGCTGGAATTGACTCAGACTACCGAAAAATTCGACATCTACATCACTGTTATCGGTGGCGGCACAAGTGGTCAAGCGGGCGCAATTCGCCACGGCATCACTCGCGCTCTGATGCAGTATGACGAAACCCTTCGTGGCGCTCTGCGCAAAGCTGGCTTCGTTACTCGTGATGCTCGTGAAGTAGAACGTAAGAAAGTCGGTCTGCGTAAAGCGCGTAAGCGTCCGCAGTACTCGAAGCGTTAA
- a CDS encoding DUF2235 domain-containing protein: MEKHDPNSCRVCLANRPKEKTPQQLAAREEMQKPALAAIAQREARQEALYRRVAEQKKRERDSKVPVFLTIGVFFDGTCNNASNTAMGIMCGAHHPIQPQDLETSCKPYMADADSSYGNDLSNVAKLHDLYHAPIKLEKGGFGEPNSYAYRKIYVNGIGTVVGEKDSKLGSSLGRGETGVAERVQSVFVAIGRHIRDIYKQDPNNEITHIMFDVFGFSRGAAAARHFATEVAKARNGPFGVALNSQKIAFSPEFIGQYKKDIRIGFIGLFDTVAATGGLSNLLNISSSVTPGLNIALPSSDFRYVVQLVARDECRDNFALNKIGPDHPEIIVPGVHSDVGGGYRAEADECVLITPMQALTVAENCDVKTTSIYQDALQAKLHMIAKGWPAEMLEIITPPSTELAIDPQDRQAPREKRVFAGLQLKRTVRGELSRVYLRVMYTLAKQKKVRFTDIDEQRADYKLPQDLQSLCDRFVAGDYSTTPAEEAQLKLRYIHTSAHWNNPVTKRHGEGLKLFYFNAPTENGIRIQHPHVIKGQR; encoded by the coding sequence GTGGAAAAACACGACCCCAATTCCTGCCGGGTATGTCTGGCGAATCGACCAAAAGAAAAAACCCCTCAGCAACTCGCCGCCCGGGAGGAGATGCAAAAACCCGCCTTGGCCGCAATTGCGCAGAGGGAAGCACGCCAAGAGGCGCTCTACCGCAGGGTGGCTGAGCAGAAAAAACGCGAGCGGGACAGCAAGGTGCCGGTCTTCTTGACCATCGGTGTGTTCTTCGACGGCACCTGCAATAACGCCAGCAACACCGCGATGGGCATTATGTGTGGCGCGCATCACCCGATTCAGCCGCAAGACCTCGAGACCAGTTGCAAACCGTATATGGCGGATGCTGACAGCAGTTATGGGAATGATTTAAGCAATGTAGCGAAGTTGCATGATCTTTATCACGCACCTATAAAGTTGGAGAAAGGTGGTTTTGGGGAACCAAATTCGTACGCCTACCGAAAAATCTACGTCAACGGTATTGGAACCGTGGTGGGCGAAAAAGACAGCAAGCTCGGTTCAAGCCTAGGGCGTGGCGAGACTGGCGTGGCAGAGCGTGTGCAGTCGGTATTCGTTGCGATAGGTCGACATATTCGGGATATATACAAGCAAGATCCTAATAATGAAATCACCCACATCATGTTTGATGTCTTCGGTTTCAGTCGAGGCGCAGCAGCGGCCAGGCACTTTGCCACAGAAGTCGCCAAAGCTCGTAATGGCCCCTTTGGGGTTGCACTTAATAGCCAAAAGATCGCCTTCAGCCCGGAATTCATTGGCCAATACAAAAAAGATATCCGCATCGGTTTTATCGGCCTGTTCGATACCGTGGCAGCTACGGGTGGGTTGAGTAACTTACTCAATATCAGCAGTTCAGTTACTCCCGGATTGAACATTGCATTGCCCTCGTCAGACTTCAGATACGTGGTGCAATTAGTGGCTCGCGACGAGTGCCGAGACAATTTTGCCCTTAATAAAATCGGCCCCGATCATCCTGAAATTATCGTGCCCGGTGTTCACTCGGACGTTGGAGGAGGTTATCGCGCCGAGGCGGACGAATGCGTGCTGATCACTCCCATGCAGGCGCTGACGGTCGCGGAAAACTGTGACGTAAAAACCACCTCCATTTACCAGGACGCGCTGCAAGCGAAACTGCACATGATCGCTAAAGGCTGGCCCGCCGAGATGCTGGAAATTATTACGCCGCCCTCCACGGAGTTAGCGATCGACCCGCAGGATCGACAGGCACCCCGGGAAAAAAGAGTGTTTGCGGGCCTACAACTCAAGCGAACAGTACGCGGAGAGTTGTCGCGTGTGTATTTGCGGGTGATGTACACCCTGGCGAAACAAAAGAAGGTACGTTTTACCGATATCGATGAGCAGCGTGCTGACTACAAGCTCCCTCAAGACCTCCAATCGCTGTGCGACCGCTTTGTGGCCGGTGATTACAGCACCACACCTGCCGAAGAAGCTCAGTTAAAGCTGCGCTATATCCATACCTCCGCCCATTGGAACAACCCAGTGACTAAGCGACATGGGGAGGGCCTGAAGCTTTTTTACTTTAATGCACCGACGGAAAACGGCATACGCATCCAACACCCTCACGTAATCAAGGGCCAACGATGA
- a CDS encoding YhcB family protein, whose amino-acid sequence MEHSLLVWLLPTIALVAGVVIGFLVARLLPNAAPSSTQRQLDDVQERFNSYQNEVVTHFNSTANLVNKLSQSYQEVQDHLADGANRLALDEQTRQRLLASLHADTTQAPRDRLTPPRNSEAPKDYAPKTPNAPGMLDEHYGLKK is encoded by the coding sequence GTGGAACACTCGCTCTTAGTTTGGTTGTTGCCGACTATCGCCCTGGTCGCAGGTGTGGTCATTGGTTTCCTGGTCGCACGTCTGCTACCCAACGCCGCACCGAGCAGCACCCAGCGTCAGCTGGATGATGTGCAGGAGCGCTTCAATAGTTATCAGAACGAGGTAGTCACCCACTTCAACAGCACGGCGAACCTGGTGAACAAGCTTTCGCAGAGCTACCAAGAAGTACAGGATCACCTTGCCGATGGTGCCAACCGCCTGGCCCTGGATGAGCAGACGCGTCAGCGCTTACTCGCCAGCTTACACGCGGACACCACTCAAGCACCTCGGGATCGCCTGACCCCACCGCGCAACTCTGAAGCGCCGAAGGACTACGCGCCCAAGACCCCGAATGCACCCGGCATGCTGGATGAGCATTACGGTTTAAAAAAGTGA